In the Candidatus Electrothrix rattekaaiensis genome, one interval contains:
- the coaE gene encoding dephospho-CoA kinase (Dephospho-CoA kinase (CoaE) performs the final step in coenzyme A biosynthesis.) — protein MPTTPIMQIEQRVKQQVIGITGGIGSGKSRVCAFLAERYNFPLLSLDIICRDLLRPQEAGWQALRDLLPDAYFTRNNELNRQFFRQQLFADAALRSRVDSVLHPLARQEMEQQIASLIAGNNAGPDAGLSGPGPILIEIPLLFEAGWQESVDMILVVYADTTVRLQRIMQRDRVNEEQAKKAVAAQQCLREKAASADHVIDNSGFWEQTCSQVQQMVVSGVFSLNS, from the coding sequence ATGCCGACAACACCGATCATGCAGATTGAGCAGCGCGTTAAACAACAGGTCATCGGGATCACCGGTGGGATTGGATCAGGAAAAAGCAGGGTTTGCGCCTTTCTCGCTGAAAGATACAACTTCCCGCTGTTGAGCCTTGATATCATCTGCCGAGACCTCCTCCGGCCACAGGAAGCCGGTTGGCAGGCTCTACGGGATCTCCTGCCCGATGCATACTTCACCCGCAACAACGAACTCAACCGACAGTTTTTTCGCCAACAGCTTTTTGCTGATGCTGCGTTGCGTAGCCGAGTTGATTCGGTATTGCATCCCCTTGCCCGTCAAGAAATGGAACAGCAGATAGCCAGCCTTATCGCTGGCAATAACGCTGGCCCTGACGCTGGTCTTAGCGGCCCCGGCCCGATCTTGATTGAGATCCCCCTGCTTTTTGAGGCAGGTTGGCAAGAGAGCGTGGATATGATTCTTGTCGTCTACGCAGATACAACTGTACGCCTACAGCGTATTATGCAACGGGACAGGGTGAATGAGGAGCAGGCAAAAAAGGCTGTTGCAGCTCAGCAATGCCTCCGTGAAAAGGCCGCATCTGCGGATCATGTGATTGACAACTCCGGTTTCTGGGAGCAAACCTGCTCACAGGTACAGCAAATGGTTGTTTCCGGCGTTTTTTCATTGAATAGCTGA
- a CDS encoding RluA family pseudouridine synthase — MRLDHYLALHFPEHSRSSLGKHILSSRILVNDKTVKAGYRLHPGDVVQVDFPRLPKDKENDPCAQPVDFEVLHEDQSLIVINKPPGLVVHPAAGHADQTLVNGLLHRYTDMAALEGGRPGIVHRLDKDTSGIMLVARTEKIQAMLSAAFKERKIRKTYHALLLRSPTDRSGRIVASIGRHPVHRKKMTVRPDGRYAATAWEVLETFHNGFCFAEIGIETGRTHQIRVHMSSLKAPVAGDTLYGGKPDKKSEVAAERQLLHASTLVFTHPATGKECQFTAPLWPDMEQVLRQLREHADNTDHAD, encoded by the coding sequence ATGCGCCTTGATCATTATCTGGCCCTCCATTTTCCGGAACATTCTCGTTCTAGCCTTGGAAAGCACATACTTTCGTCCCGCATCCTGGTAAACGACAAAACGGTAAAAGCCGGATATCGTTTACATCCTGGGGATGTTGTTCAGGTGGATTTTCCCCGGCTGCCCAAGGATAAGGAAAACGATCCCTGTGCCCAGCCTGTGGATTTTGAAGTGCTGCATGAAGATCAGAGCCTGATTGTGATCAACAAACCGCCGGGCCTCGTTGTCCACCCTGCGGCCGGACATGCCGACCAAACCCTGGTCAACGGCCTGCTTCATCGCTATACCGACATGGCAGCTCTTGAAGGCGGTAGACCGGGCATTGTCCACCGACTGGACAAAGACACCTCCGGGATTATGCTGGTTGCCAGAACAGAAAAAATCCAGGCCATGCTGTCGGCAGCCTTTAAGGAACGCAAAATCCGCAAGACCTATCATGCCCTGCTCCTGCGTTCCCCTACTGATCGCAGCGGGCGTATCGTTGCTTCCATAGGCAGACATCCGGTCCATCGCAAAAAAATGACGGTTCGCCCAGACGGTCGTTACGCGGCAACTGCCTGGGAAGTCTTGGAAACCTTTCACAACGGCTTCTGCTTTGCAGAGATAGGCATAGAGACGGGTCGCACCCATCAAATTAGAGTTCACATGTCCTCTTTGAAGGCCCCGGTGGCAGGCGATACCCTGTACGGCGGCAAGCCGGATAAAAAATCAGAGGTCGCAGCGGAGCGACAACTCCTGCATGCCTCGACCCTTGTCTTTACCCACCCGGCAACCGGCAAGGAATGCCAGTTCACAGCCCCGTTATGGCCGGATATGGAGCAGGTGCTCAGGCAATTACGGGAACATGCCGACAACACCGATCATGCAGATTGA
- the rho gene encoding transcription termination factor Rho, which yields MNPTELKNKNIKELVALAASLKIEGYSSLRKQELIFAILKSQADDDGKLRGSGVLDVLQDGFGFLRAPDYNYLPGPDDIYVSPSQIRRLNLRTGDTIEGEVRAPKENERYFALLKVDRVNYEDPEASNNKTLFVNLTPLHPEEQINLEDEPDNFSTRVMNMVSPLGKGQRGLIVAPPRTGKTVLMQHIAQAIVKNHKEIIPIVLLIDERPEEVTDMKRSVNAEVVSSTFDEPPQRHIQVAEMVIEKARRLVEHKKDVVILLDSITRLARAYNTVTPASGKILSGGVEANALHRPKRFFGAARNIEEGGSLTILATALIETGSRMDDVIFEEFKGTGNMEIVLDRKMSDRRIYPAINIQKSGTRKEDLLLSPEDLNRMWILRKLLSSMNPADAMEFLLGKMEQTKTNAEFFASMNR from the coding sequence ATGAATCCTACTGAGTTAAAAAATAAGAACATCAAAGAACTTGTTGCACTGGCAGCATCTTTAAAAATTGAAGGATACAGTTCCCTGAGAAAACAGGAGCTCATCTTCGCCATCCTCAAATCACAGGCCGATGATGACGGCAAACTTCGCGGCAGCGGAGTACTTGACGTGTTACAGGATGGATTCGGCTTCCTCAGGGCACCGGACTATAATTACCTCCCCGGCCCTGATGATATCTATGTCTCTCCCTCCCAGATCCGGAGGCTCAACCTGCGAACAGGTGACACGATCGAAGGGGAAGTGAGAGCACCTAAGGAAAATGAACGCTATTTCGCTCTCCTTAAAGTTGACAGGGTGAACTACGAAGATCCCGAGGCTTCAAATAATAAGACGCTGTTTGTCAACCTGACGCCCCTGCATCCTGAAGAGCAGATCAACCTTGAAGATGAGCCGGATAATTTTTCCACCAGAGTGATGAACATGGTCTCTCCGCTGGGAAAAGGGCAACGCGGTCTGATTGTCGCTCCGCCCCGTACCGGTAAAACGGTTCTTATGCAGCATATCGCCCAGGCCATTGTCAAAAATCATAAGGAAATCATCCCCATCGTCCTTCTGATCGACGAACGCCCGGAAGAAGTCACGGATATGAAACGAAGCGTGAATGCGGAGGTGGTCAGCTCCACCTTTGACGAACCGCCGCAGCGTCATATTCAAGTTGCTGAGATGGTTATTGAAAAGGCCAGGCGCTTAGTCGAGCATAAAAAAGACGTTGTTATCCTGCTGGATTCCATCACCCGACTTGCCCGTGCGTATAATACTGTCACGCCCGCATCCGGCAAAATCCTCTCCGGTGGTGTTGAGGCCAATGCCCTGCATCGTCCGAAACGCTTCTTCGGTGCAGCCCGTAACATTGAGGAAGGCGGCAGCCTGACCATCCTTGCCACCGCCCTGATCGAAACCGGCAGCCGGATGGATGATGTTATTTTCGAGGAGTTCAAAGGAACCGGCAATATGGAAATTGTTCTGGATCGCAAGATGTCTGATCGGCGTATTTATCCGGCTATCAATATCCAGAAATCCGGCACCCGAAAAGAAGATCTCCTTCTGTCACCAGAAGATCTCAACCGCATGTGGATTCTGCGCAAGCTGCTTTCGTCCATGAATCCGGCTGACGCAATGGAATTTCTCCTCGGCAAGATGGAGCAGACCAAGACCAATGCTGAATTCTTTGCTTCGATGAACCGCTAA
- a CDS encoding CarD family transcriptional regulator, with protein sequence MNKGKGKTMFAAGDMAVYPSHGVGRIEDIEAQTIGGIDQSFYVLRILDNDMTIMIPTATSGNVGLRPIISKNEVKKVVDILKDRDIKVSAQTWNRRYRDYMDKIKTGSVFEVAVVLRDLLLLKGDKDLSYGERKMMDTAKSLLVKEISLAKNVAEEKVENQIDKIFE encoded by the coding sequence GGCAGTGTACCCTTCGCATGGCGTCGGTCGAATTGAAGATATTGAGGCGCAGACCATCGGCGGCATTGATCAATCATTTTATGTGCTCAGAATTCTTGACAATGACATGACTATCATGATTCCCACTGCAACCAGCGGGAACGTCGGCCTCAGACCTATTATTTCAAAAAATGAAGTGAAAAAGGTCGTTGATATTCTCAAAGATCGTGACATCAAAGTCAGTGCCCAAACGTGGAACAGGCGGTACCGTGACTACATGGACAAGATAAAAACCGGTTCCGTCTTTGAAGTCGCGGTCGTGCTTCGCGATCTGCTCCTGCTCAAAGGAGACAAGGATCTTTCTTACGGCGAACGCAAGATGATGGATACAGCCAAAAGCCTTCTTGTCAAAGAAATATCCCTTGCCAAAAATGTTGCCGAGGAAAAGGTGGAAAACCAGATCGATAAAATTTTTGAATGA
- the rpmE gene encoding 50S ribosomal protein L31, with translation MKPDIHPEYHKIKAKCACGNEVELGSVNESIEVEICSACHPFFTGKQKLIDTAGRIEKFKKKYAKHLAQKSA, from the coding sequence ATGAAACCAGATATCCATCCTGAGTATCATAAGATCAAGGCAAAATGCGCCTGCGGTAACGAGGTAGAACTGGGTTCTGTCAACGAAAGCATTGAAGTTGAAATCTGTTCTGCCTGCCATCCTTTTTTTACTGGCAAGCAAAAGCTGATTGATACAGCTGGTCGTATTGAAAAATTCAAGAAAAAATACGCCAAGCATCTCGCACAAAAGAGCGCGTAG